Part of the Helicobacter pylori NQ4053 genome, ACCCCATCAGACGCTCAAAAAAAAGAAACCAACAACGACAAAGAAAAAGAAAACCTTAAAGAAAACCTTATTGATGAAAACCACAACACCCCTAACGAAGAATCGTTTTTAGCGATCCCTACCCCCTATAACACGACTTTAAATGATTCAGAGCCGCAAGAAGGCTTGGTTCAAATTTCCCCTCACCCCCCTACCCATTACACCATTTACCCTAAAAGAAACCGATTTGATGATTTGGCTAACCCCACTAACCCCCCTTTAAAAGAACCTAAGCAAGAAACTAAAGAAAGAGAACCCACGCTAAAAAAAGAAACACCCATCACGCCCAAACCTATCATGCCCATATCCGCACCCAACACAGAAAATGACAACAAAACAGAAAATGACAAAACCCCCAACCACCCCATAAAAGAAGATGATTTACAAGAAAGTCTACAAGAAAACCCACAAAAAGAAAATCTAAAAGAAAATCTAAAAGAAGAAAAAAGAGAAACAGAGAACGCTCCAGGCTTTAGCCCACTAATCCCCACCAGCGCTAAAAAACCCGTTATGGTTAAAGAATTGAGCGAAAATAAAGAAATATTAGACGGATTGGATTATGGCGAAGTGCAAAAACCCAAAGATTATGAGCTTCCCACCACGCAATTATTGAATGCGGTTTGTTTGAAAGAAACTTCTTTAGACGAAAACGAGATTGACCAAAAAATCCAGGATTTATTGAGCAAGCTGCGCACCTTTAAAATTGATGGCGATATTATCCGCACTTATTCAGGCCCTATTGTAACCACCTTTGAATTCCGCCCAGCCCCTAATGTTAAGGTGAGCCGTATTTTAGGCTTGAGCGATGATTTAGCGATGACTTTATGCGCTGAATCCATCCGCATTCAAGCCCCTATTAAAGGTAAAGATGTCGTTGGCATTGAAATCCCTAACAGCCAAAGCCAAATTATTTATTTAAGAGAAATTTTAGAAAGCGAATTGTTTCAAAAATCCAGCTCGCCCTTAACCCTAGCTTTAGGCAAAGACATTGTGGGTAACCCTTTCATCACGGATTTAAAAAAGCTCCCCCACTTGCTCATCGCCGGCACGACAGGAAGCGGTAAGAGCGTGGGCGTGAATGCGATGATTTTATCCTTACTTTATAAAAACCCCCCCGATCAACTCAAATTAGTGATGATCGATCCCAAAATGGTAGAATTTAGCATTTATGCGGACATCCCCCACTTACTCACACCCATTATCACCGATCCTAAAAAAGCTATTGGGGCTTTGCAAAGCGTGGCTAAAGAAATGGAACGCCGATACTCTTTAATGAGCGAATACAAGGTTAAAACCATTGATTCTTATAATGAGCAGGCGGAAAATAACGGCGTTGAAACGTTCCCCTATTTGATTGTGGTGATTGATGAATTAGCGGATTTAATGATGACAGGGGGAAAAGAAGCGGAGTTTCCTATCGCTAGAATCGCTCAAATGGGGCGCGCGAGCGGCTTGCATCTCATTGTAGCGACCCAACGCCCAAGCGTGGATGTCGTAACCGGCTTGATTAAAACCAATTTGCCTTCAAGGGTGAGTTTTAGGGTAGGCACTAAGATTGATTCTAAAGTGATTTTAGACACCGATGGGGCGCAAAGCTTGTTAGGAAGGGGCGATATGCTCTTTACCCCCCCAGGAACAAACGGGTTAGTACGCTTGCATGCCCCTTTTGCCACTGAAGATGAAATCAAAAAAATCGTGGATTTTATTAAAGCCCAAAAAGAAGTGGAATATGATAAAGATTTCTTGCTAGAAGAATCGCACATGCCTTTAGACACCCCTAACTATCAAGGCGATGACATTCTAGAAAGGGCTAAAGCGGTGATTTTAGAAAAAAAGATCACTTCTACGAGTTTTTTACAACGGCAATTAAAAATCGGCTACAACCAAGCCGCCACCATTACTGACGAATTAGAAGCTCAAGGCTTTCTATCCCCAAGAAACGCCAAAGGCAACAGAGAGATTTTGCAAAATTTTTAGGACTTGTTTTCAATGAATATTGGCAATAAAAACATTATTTTTAATTTTTAAAATTCATTTTCTTTAAAAAAACTTTTCCCAATAACACAAATGAAACCAACCTTTAGCCTATTAATCAAATATTATCTGTGGTTTCCCTAACTCCTAGTAAAATTACCTAAAAATTTCATATTCAAGGATAGCCATGAACCCCCAGATCCAACCCGCCACTAAAAAACCCTTAAAATCCCTTTTAGCCGCTAGTTCAGGTAATTTAGTGGAATGGTATGATTTTTACGCTTATGCGTTCCTTGCCCCTTATTTCGCTAAGGAATTTACCCACACTAACGACCCCACTTTAGCGCTCATCTCAGCTTTTTTAGTTTTCATGCTAGGGTTTTTCATGCGCCCTTTGGGGAGTTTGTTTTTTGGTAAATTAGGGGATAAAAAGGGGCGTAAAACTTCTATGGTGTATTCCATTATCCTTATGGCGTTAGGCTCTTTCATGCTCGCATTGCTCCCCACTAAAGAAATCGTAGGGGAATGGGCGTTCTTGTTTTTATTATTAGCCAGGCTTTTACAGGGCTTTAGCGTGGGAGGCGAATATGGCGTGGTCGCTACTTACCTCTCTGAATTAGGCAAGAATGGCAAAAAAGGTTTTTATGGCTCTTTTCAATATGTAACTTTAGTTGGAGGGCAACTCTTAGCTATTTTTTCGCTCTTTATCGTTGAAAACATTTACACGCATGAGCAAATTAGCGCGTTCGCTTGGCGTTATTTATTCGCTTTAGGGGGTATATTAGCCCTGCTCTCGCTCTTTTTAAGAAATATCATGGAAGAAACCATGGATAGCAAAACAACTTCCAAAAACACTATTAAAGAAGAAACCCAAAGGGGCAGTTTAAAGGAATTGCTCAACCATAAAAAAGCCTTAATGATAGTCTTTGGGCTAACTATGGGAGGGAGTTTGTGCTTTTACACTTTTACGGTGTATTTAAAAATCTTTTTAACCAACAGCTCATCGTTTAGCCCTAAAGAAAGCAGTTTTATCATGCTTTTAGCGCTCTCTTATTTCATCTTCTTTCAACCCTTATGCGGGATGCTTGCGGATAAAATCAAACGCACCCAAATGCTGATGGTTTTTGCGATCACAGGGCTTATTGTAACGCCTGTTGTCTTTTATGGTATCAAGCATGCCACTAGCGTGTATGAAGCCCTATTTTATGAAATACTCGCATTGAGCGCGATGAGTTTTTACACTTGCATTGCTGGGGTTATTAAGGCGGAATTATTCCCTGAACATGTGCGAGCGCTTGGCGTGGGTTTAGCCTATGCGATTGCCAATGCGCTTTTTGGAGGGAGCGCGAGTTATATAGCGTTAGAGTTCAAACAGCATGGTTTTGAAGCAGGGTTTGTGGGCTATGTCATGTTTAGTATTGTTATCTTTATGGTTATGGTTATCATATTCCCTAAAAAAACCTATTTGGAGTAAATCTTAGTTTTTATTTGATTTTTGCTATAATTTTTCTTTTAAAAGGATTATTGCATGCAAAATGGGTATTATGCGGCCACAGGAGCAATGGCGACACAATTTAACCGCTTGGATTTAACCTCTAACAATTTAGCCAACCTAAA contains:
- a CDS encoding DNA translocase FtsK — protein: MKSKKLYLALIIGVLLAFLTLSSWLGNSGLVGRFGVWFAAINKKYFGYLSLINLPYLAWVLFLLYKTKNPFTEIVLEKTLGHLLGILSLLFLQSSLLNQGEIGNSVRLFLRPFIGDFGLYALIMLMVVISYLILFKLPPKSVFYPYINKTQNLLKEIYKQCLQAFSPNFSLKKEGFENTPSDAQKKETNNDKEKENLKENLIDENHNTPNEESFLAIPTPYNTTLNDSEPQEGLVQISPHPPTHYTIYPKRNRFDDLANPTNPPLKEPKQETKEREPTLKKETPITPKPIMPISAPNTENDNKTENDKTPNHPIKEDDLQESLQENPQKENLKENLKEEKRETENAPGFSPLIPTSAKKPVMVKELSENKEILDGLDYGEVQKPKDYELPTTQLLNAVCLKETSLDENEIDQKIQDLLSKLRTFKIDGDIIRTYSGPIVTTFEFRPAPNVKVSRILGLSDDLAMTLCAESIRIQAPIKGKDVVGIEIPNSQSQIIYLREILESELFQKSSSPLTLALGKDIVGNPFITDLKKLPHLLIAGTTGSGKSVGVNAMILSLLYKNPPDQLKLVMIDPKMVEFSIYADIPHLLTPIITDPKKAIGALQSVAKEMERRYSLMSEYKVKTIDSYNEQAENNGVETFPYLIVVIDELADLMMTGGKEAEFPIARIAQMGRASGLHLIVATQRPSVDVVTGLIKTNLPSRVSFRVGTKIDSKVILDTDGAQSLLGRGDMLFTPPGTNGLVRLHAPFATEDEIKKIVDFIKAQKEVEYDKDFLLEESHMPLDTPNYQGDDILERAKAVILEKKITSTSFLQRQLKIGYNQAATITDELEAQGFLSPRNAKGNREILQNF
- a CDS encoding MFS transporter — translated: MNPQIQPATKKPLKSLLAASSGNLVEWYDFYAYAFLAPYFAKEFTHTNDPTLALISAFLVFMLGFFMRPLGSLFFGKLGDKKGRKTSMVYSIILMALGSFMLALLPTKEIVGEWAFLFLLLARLLQGFSVGGEYGVVATYLSELGKNGKKGFYGSFQYVTLVGGQLLAIFSLFIVENIYTHEQISAFAWRYLFALGGILALLSLFLRNIMEETMDSKTTSKNTIKEETQRGSLKELLNHKKALMIVFGLTMGGSLCFYTFTVYLKIFLTNSSSFSPKESSFIMLLALSYFIFFQPLCGMLADKIKRTQMLMVFAITGLIVTPVVFYGIKHATSVYEALFYEILALSAMSFYTCIAGVIKAELFPEHVRALGVGLAYAIANALFGGSASYIALEFKQHGFEAGFVGYVMFSIVIFMVMVIIFPKKTYLE